In Astyanax mexicanus isolate ESR-SI-001 chromosome 7, AstMex3_surface, whole genome shotgun sequence, the genomic stretch CAACACATAagtgtcactgcaatgctgagaatgaaaaacaacacaaataataCCTGCTACATGGGGATACTTAGTATTGAAGAACTAGGTAACTGCTGTGACTGATGGATGACAGCAAATGTAATTTGCTGTAACAAAGTGGTCCTACATGTTCATTGGAGCTGATAAATTACCATTAGGGTATATCCACCATATTTTTAAAGTGTTCactgagaaaaggagaaaagaaatGTGACCAACAGTTACACAATTCCCTCTCTTGACACACTTTTCTTCTTTATGTTCCGCACACGTAACCTGTGTGACCTTACAGGTTTAAAAGTCTCTCTAGCTTCACGTTTGGCCTTCTCAATACGTTGCCGATATGCATGCAGGGCAGAGATTTTGCGTTTCTTAGAAACTATTCCAAAGTTTGCAAATGCCATTTTGTGTGCTTTCTGGATTGTATTGTGCAGTTCTCTGCTGTACTTGTAGTTTGGTGAGTGACTCCATTCAAGCAAGTCTGACAGCATGGTCTGCACTGTAGGCTTTGGTTTAGGACACAGCTGATGGGCAATCTCACTTTCAGTCATGGCCATGCAAGAAGAGGTCATGTTAATTTCAAGGGATATCCGCAAGATGTAGGCACACACATTTTTCTTGGTAACTGTTGGCAGTACAAGTGCAAAAAGCAGATTCACCTCTAAAGACAAATGTGGCATTGCCATCATGATGGTATACTGAAAGACAGTCTCCATCTATGTAGAACTGATCATTGTCAAAATATTGTTTTGCCACTCTATTGCGTAAAACTTGTATGTTTATGCCTCTTCTTTGTGCCTCAGTTTTGGCCATCATGGTGTGCTTGCACAGATTGCCTCTGTCATAGGTTTTGCAGTCACAGAGCATCCAGACTAAATCAACTGTAATTATACGAGGGTCTGACACTGTTGACATGAAATCTTCTGGCAGTGAACATCTCCCATCTTCACCTATGTGAATTTTTTCATGCAGACCATCCCCCAGCATACTTGTAGTAGGTACAGaagtagatgatgatgatgatgatgatgatgaagaagtgTTAAGTCGTCCAGCATGTATGAGGTCATCCAAATAACTAGAAGAAAGCAATACATTGTATAATAACAACCACCAATGAATAACAAATAAACCAAAAACCCTAATTGAATCTGACCACTttcctatttatttatatatttttttaaacaatagagAAACAGTCTTATTTATTCAAGTTTCCCCATGCAACTAACATAATAGCTAATTGATGAAAGCCAAGACCTAATGAACTTACTTGTAATATTTTTGGACATCTCCACAAAGCAATTGAAGAAGCTGGTCAACTCGTTTGTTTGCTTGACCTCGCAAAAACTGGTATTTTATAGTGAAGAAGAATCTGAAAAGGGGAAGAAACATACATGCACCTGTAGTAAAATCCTGAATAACACAGCAGAATAATTTCACACCTGAAGcttcttgctaggtggttgcaaaggtggtTGTTCCTGTTACTGTGGTATTAGTGTTTTTGGGATTAGGAACAGGATTGCAACTGTGGATTAAAAACAGAGGAGTGATGGTCAGTACAGATGTGGATTAAAAACAGGAGTGATGGTCAGTACAGATGTGGATTAGAAACAGGAGTGATGGTCAGTACAGATGTGGATTAGAAACAGGAGTGGTGGTCAGAATAGCTGTGGATTAAAAACAGAGGAGTGATGTTCAGTACAGATGTGGATTAGAAACAGGAGTGGTGGTCAGAATAGCTGTGGATTAAAAACAGAGGAGTGATGTTCAGTACAGATGTGGATTAAAAACAGGAGTGATGGTCAGTACAGATGTGGATTAGAAACAGGAGTAATGGTCAGAACAGATGTGGATTAGAAACATGGAGCAATGGTCAGTATAGCTGTGGATTAGAAACAGGAGTGATTCTTAGAATAGctgtggattagaaacaggggtgATGGTCAGAACAGCTGTGGATTAGAAACAAGAATGATGGTCATTATAGCTGTGGATTTAGAAACAAAGGAGTGATGTCAGAATAGCTGTGGATTAGGCACAGAGTAATGCAGGTTGCTGTTAAGTAATAATAGTGATGCAAAATTCTTTGCATTTAACATcataattttaaatgaaatacaTTATGCCATTTTACAGTTGCTAAGATTAATCTGTGGAAACATACAAGTTTGCTTTATttacataattccttaataaCTGATTGCAGGAACTACCTGTATGATTACTCTATGCCAGTACCTCTCTGCTTTGTTGTTGGTGTCActgctgttgtgctgaaacaaTCGTCCAAAGTTTGCCCAGAGTGCGGCGAAAGGAAACCATTGGTCCCTGAGGTAATGGGTTACCCGGCTGCTACCAAACTGGGCCTCAAGGTCTCTACACTTTGAAGCAGACACACTTTCAAAATCTTCTTCCTGAAATGTGTCACAAGCAGACGATTATCTTTTTCAATTTATCTTGCAAACAACGtaacatatagaaatatatatttttcctttgacAAAGTGAAACAAGAATAATAACATTCAGTTGCAAGATGTCACAGAAATCCCTCCTTTAGTACCGTCATGCAGGCTTTCATTGTCATCATGGCATGTATAACGGTGTTTCTTTGGGCAGGTGATAGGTTTCCTCCATCTTTTTTCACCAGCCAGCGATGTACAGCCTTGaacatacaatacaaatacacttagtgctgggcgataaaaagataacaatatttattgcaaaataatAGAGGGAAGCTTGTGTGATTTGGGACGGGTCCTTGCACGAGTAAAGGCAGTGCAGCTTTTAGCAATCAGCTTTTGTGATTAAACTATGAGAGTGTTTCTGTCAAAGTCACTAAATattgaaatgaataataatgataatataaataacaacagtcattattattattattatgtcagtcAATTCTATTTGTGTCAATGTAAAAGTTGGTGAAACAAGTTTTGGTTTGTgtattagtatttattatttatgcattttatttttcaacACATTTAAACAATATCACTATAATATGATAAGCGTGACAGTTTTGGTCATTATAATGCTGATATAAAATGCAAATATTGTTTCATCAAATATTGTTTCAAGCACACAGCACAGAGTGCAGAGGGAGCAGTGGTTTAATCCACATGCTAATGTTTTGGTTACTGCAGATGAATGAATCACAGACATTTGACATGAATAATTGCGCACCCTGTGTGAGGCAACAAACTCCCACATCTCAATATCTTCACTTATCAATGAGTAGTACAAAGTAACCTTTAGATGTAACAGAAATAATGGTTTgattatatcgtgatatatattgatattgactgatataaaaaaaatattgtgatatgattTTTTCCCATATTCCCAAGCCTTAAATACACTGTTATATGTAGAGGGTAAATTGTTggacaaatataagaaaatgcagctgaaaagtacattttatatttctgtAGACCATAGGTGTCAAATTCTGGCCCGCGGACCAAATTTGGCCCATAGTGTAAACATATTTGGCCAGTGAGACAATACCGCATGACTCATAGAACTGGTCCACTGGTATTATACAGCGCATGTATCACTAATATAACTGCAATGCTCTGGGGCAGATACCTTGCAACCGGAGTGCAGTATGATAACTACAAATCCCAGAATGCTCTGCTGTTTTTTTTGGCGTTTAAAATTCAATTTTGCATGTATTCAATATTAACCCTTGTTTtagggtctgtgggacccgtttaatttttttatcaaaagaaaaaaaaagatagttATTGTAATTGGGAAGAAGtaaacatttgtttaatattttaacatataacTGATTGTGTTGATTTGAAAACCTGAGAACCTGAACACTGGCTGAACACAAAAATAGGAACAACACAAGGGTTacgttatatattatataatattaagctTTGCTTGTTccgtttatgtttgagcaaaaatTGTTCATGACCATATAAAAAGGTTAATTGTTATATCTAGTGGAAGATTTTTTATCATAACTATCAATGTCGGCCCGCAACTTTGTCCAAGTTTTAAATTTTGTCCCACTGTGTatttgagtttgacaccccttCTGTAAACCATTCTGAACAAAATTAAGGGAGGCAAGTAGTGCATCAGGTAAAATTGAGAACAGGCAAAATTATTTCCAAAGCTGATTGATATTATTATACAGCTTGttctataattacattttatatagggaaatatataaaaatgtatttatactaactaactaactgaatACTACCTACACAAATAATGCAATTCCTCCAGGAGATATTTCGAaattgttaaaaactaaaaaataaagtagTGTTTTTCTACTTAatgttaaaatagtgtttaaCAGTTTTTCAGAGCAAATAAACCATTACTGttcagataaatatttttttcattcctATTTTCTCAGATAACATGTtcacatattatattattacactgAATATTCTGTGTTATGGAAGTGTAATACACACCTGCAAAACATGAAACCAGCATAAGAGAACTTTGGTCTTTGGGAAGGTCTGTCGTATGGCACCAAGTTCTTTTAAGTCACGATCTATCATTACTGacctacagaacacacacacacacacacacacacacacacagaacatacatatgCAAATAGAAATATGTATGTGGGTACAGTGTTATGGGTGCAATTATAATTGTCAGGTCAGGTGGCTGGGTGACAGGTTATGGGGACATTgaacattttgattttttttgagaGAACATGACTAGTGGATACATGtgaatggacagacaggtgaCTGGAGACAGGTGACTGGAGACAGGTGGGTGGGTGGAGACAGGTGGGTGGGTGGAGACAGGTGGGTGGGTGGAgacaggtgggtgggtgggtggagacaggtgggtgggtgggtggagacAGGTGGGTGGGTGGAGACAGGTGGGTGGGCAGGCACTCACCTTGGGTAAAAGCCTGGATTGCACGAGGATAGGCTCTTCAAGCAAACAGTCAGTGTTTCAGATGATTCATGGCTTACAATAAAGTAGGCAAAAGGAACTCCTCTTCCTGTTTGATTCACTAATAAAAGGGCATAAAAGGCATAACCATATGAGGTTAAACCTTTGTAGGACGCATCCATGAAAATCATGGGATTGGGATTTTCTTGCAAAAGAGCCTTCTGTGCTGGTGTTTGAACTACTATGATCAAAGGTTGATCTTTTGTGATTGGTtgataaaaacaaatgttttccTTCAGGTCAGTGCTGATCAACTTGTCAACACTCACAGAATCATCAATATCAGGTAAAATGATGGATTGCAAACTTCGCTTTACTAATCTAACATCATTAGGGGTGAGATAGTATCTTCTGTTGTGCTTATCTGTGTGCCCATGACTTTGTGCCCAATTACAACTTTTTAACACAACTTGGGATACTGACAGTCCTTGGTTAAGCCACATCTCCACAAATCCTAATAATTCAGGATCAACTGGGTTCTTCGTTAGCTCTTCAGGATTGGATACATTGTGTCCTGTATGTTCCAACATGTGTCGAATTATTACAGCTTTGTATCCAGCCTCCCTgaccattttaaaagaaacataaGCCTGGCAGGAATTGGCTCTTGTTTTACTGGACTCCCCTTTGCTTTGTCCTTTTGCCTTATTTGATCTTtcacaggcataaaaataatagTCTTTGCTGGTGGACTTAGGTGCTTGGAAAAAATAATTCCTTTCCTCTTGGATCTTGGTGATGTAGGAGTCCATAAATTCCTTCTCATTTCCATTAATAAGTTGGACTTCTGTATTTACTTTAGAATCTTTGGGTTTCCTCAGATTTTTTGCTATTCCTTCAAGCCACACCTTCTGCATTGTCTACAAGAAACACAATTAGAGATATTAATAACTTGccataataacattttaaatgaactaaatttagattttattgtatttaaacataataaaacatacagaatgaAAGAAAACGGTAGAGTAAAGAAACTGATATACAAAACAATGAATATTATGATTGTGCAGGAAAAATCAAACGTTTGTCATGTCTACTACATACACATTAGAATAATCTAAACATAGGAAAGggatgtaattaataaaaaactgCTTATAGAATATTTAGGAGtataatgtagaggagctgttctgtaagctgctctaagaacagaatataaacataaccaccacaagctgctttaggagcagaatgtagaggagctgcactgtaaactgctctaagaacagaatataaacaaaaccaccacaagctgctttagaagcagaatgtagaggagctgtactgtaagctgctctaagaacagaatataaacaaaaccaccacaagctgctttaggagcagaatgtagaggagctgtgctgtaagctgctctaagaacagaatataaacaaaaccaccacaagctgctttaggagcagaatatagaggagctgtactgtaagctgctctaagaacagaatataaacaaaaccaccacaagctgctttaggagcataatgtagaggagctgtactgtaagctgctctaagaacagaatataaatataactaccACAAggtgctttaggagcagaatgtagaggagctgtgctgtaagctgctctaagaacagaatataaacaaaaccaccacaagctgctttaggagcagaatatagaggagctgtactgtaagctgctctaagaacagaatataaacaaaaccaccacaagctgctttaggagcataatgtagaggagctgtactgtaagctgctctaagaacagaatataaatataactaccACAAggtgctttaggagcagaatgtagaggagctgttctgtaagctgctctaagaacagaatataaacataaccaccacaagctgctttaggagcagaatgtagaggagctgtgctgtaagctgctctaagaacagaatataaacaaaaccaccacaagctgctttaggagcagaatatagaggagctgtactgtaagctgctctaagaacagaatataaacaaaaccaccacaagctgctttaggagcataaTGTAGAGGAGCCgtgctgtaagctgctctaagaacagaatataaatataaccaccacaagctgctttaggagcagaatgtagaggagctgtgctgtaagctgctctaagaacagaatataaacaaaaccaccacaagctgctttaggagcagaatatagaggagctgtactgtaagctgctctaagaacagaatataaacaaaaccaccacaagctgctttaggagcataatgtagaggagctgtactgtaagctgctctaagaacagaatataaatataactaccACAAggtgctttaggagcagaatgtagaggagctgttctgtaagctgctctaagaacagaatataaacataaccaccacaagctgctttaggagcagaatgtagaggagctgtactgtaagctgctctaagaacagaatataaatataaccaccacaagctgctttagaagcagaatatagaggagctgtactgtaagctgctctaagaacagaatataaatataaccaccacaagctgctttagaagcagaatatagaggagctgtactgtaagctgctctaagaaaagaatataaacaaaaccaccacaagctgctttaggagcagaatgtagaggagctgtactgtaagctgctctaagaacagaatataaacaaaaccaccacaagctgctttaggagcagaatgtagaggagctgtactgtaagctgctctaagaacagaatataaacaaaaccaccacaagctgctttaggagcataaTGTAGAGGAGCCgtgctgtaagctgctctaagaacagaatataaatataaccaccacaagctgctttaggagcagaatgtagaggagctgtgctgtaagctgctctaagaacagaatataaatataaccaccacaagctgctttaggagcagaatatagaggagctgtactgtaagctgctctaagaacagaatataaatataaccaccacaagctgctttaggagcagaatatagaggagctgtactgtaagctgctctaagaacagaatataaatataaccaccacaagctgctttaggagctgTAAGCTACAGAAAAGGGCAAACTGTTAAAAGGATATGGATTAAATTGtgcaagctaacgctagctagctagcccagTAGTTAAAATGCAGGTGTTTTAAGAGCTGAGGCTCAGAAACCAGCGTTTCAGGCATTTGCTTCTAGTCTCTTACTATTAGAAGGCAAGTTAGATTAGCATGTTAGCAGGTTGTGGTTAATTTCAAGGTAAAGTTAAGCAGACAGTCAGCTATCAACCGTGCTAGCTAGCTCAATGAAATAACTTCTCAACTGCTATGCTTTCTCTTGTTTAAAATAcccaaaagtaaaacatgtcaaATTGCTATTACGCCTGCACTTACCTCTTTATTTCAAGGATTCTCCCTTACTCTATTTAACTCTCGTGGTCCTCTCCGCCTCGTTGCTCCGTAGGGATTGCCGTTTGGCgcaaattacaaattactgatAGCCACGCCCCCCAGTGTTTCGATTGGCTGTCTCCCAGAGCCAATCGTATGACATGCTGCCCTGAGAagatatttcaataaataaaactcCAATGAGCGCGGAAAACCCAGACGCTTGATCACTGCTACTCTAACATCCGAGGAGCCTACAAAGCCCTCCCCCGAGCCCCGTTCGGcaaatcagatcactcctccatcctgcttctgcccacctacaggcagaGGCTGAAACGAGGACCGCCCACCACCAAGGAGGTACGCCGCTGGTCTGACCAATCGGAAGCTatgcttcaggactgttttgatcaCGTGGACTGGGAGATGTTCCGTGATTCGTCAAGCAGCATCGACGAGTACGCAGACACAGTCACCGCCTTCATTCGCAAGTGCGTGGATGACGTAGTGCCCCTCAGATCAGTGCGCGTcttccccaatcagaagccctggctgaacggtgACGTCCGCTCCGCTCTCAGCGCACGCAGCGCCGCTTTCAGATCTGGAAATACGGAGGAGTACAAACGAGCCAGCTACGCTCTCCGTAGGACCATAAAAGCGGCCAAACGtgggtacagagagaaagtggaagcACAGTTCAACACAGCCAACACCCAGAGCTTGTGGCAGGGTCTGAACATTATCACTGACTACAAGAGAAGCTCTCACACTCTGACCAGCACCAACGCTGAGCTGCCAGAGGAGCTGAACCGCTTCTACACTCGATTCGAGGCAGATcacgctgcgctcccagagtgcgcaccgcccaccgctgcgctcccagagtgcgccccgcccaccgctgctctcccagagtgcgccccgcccaccgctgcgctcccagagtgcgccccgcccaccgctgcgctcccagagtgcgccccgcccaccgctgatcCCATCCCACCCTCCGTCTCTGAAGCTGACGTGCGCAGAGCTTTTCAGCGGATAAATCCACGCAAGTCAGCTGGTCCGGATGGCATTCCCGGGAGAGTGCTTAAAGCCTGCTATAGAGAACTGGCAGCAGTCTACACGGACATTTATaatacatcactctctctctctgttgtgccagcttgctttaaactggccaccattgtgccagttccaaagactgcccacaccacctgtctgaatgactggcgacctgttgccctaacctccatcataagcaaatgctttgagaggctggttagggatatcatctgttcctcactgcctgccaccctggacccactgcagtttgcatacaggcagaacagatccactgacgatgcgatcgccctgaccctgcacactgccctctctcacctggacaagaaggacacgtatgtgagaatgctgtttgtggactacagttcagcattcaacaccatcgttccctcgaggctcgacgtcaagctccgggatctgggtctgaacagcacactgtgcagctggatcctgaacttcctgtcagaccgacagcaggtggtgaggatgggcaacatcacatcctcctcactgaccctcaacatcggagcgccccagggctgtgtgctcagcccgctcctgtactccctgtacacccacgactgcacagccagacacagctccaatgtcatcatcaaatttgctgacgacacaacaattgttggcctgatctcaaacaacgacgaatcggcctacagagaggttaacatcctggaaaactggtgccaggagaataacctctctctaaacgtcagcaagaccaaggagctgatcgtggacttcaggaagcaggagaaagcatactcgtcgatctccatcaacgggactgcggtggagagggtcagcagcttcaagtttctgggtgttcacatcagcgaggatctgacatggacagaacacaccacacgggtggtgaagaaggcacaacaacgcctgtacttcctcagacggctgaggaggtttggtctgaaccccagcatcctcaggactttctacacctgcactgtggaaagcattctgacgggcagcatcaccacctggtatgggaactgtactgctctggagcggaaatccctgcagagggttgtgcgcacagcgcagtacatcactggggttgagctcccaaaccttttggatttatacaccaaccgctgcctgaggaaatccaaaaagatcatgaaggacccgttccatccaagccattccctgttctcacagctgccgagtggaaggaggctcagaagcttgaagaccagaaccagccggttccgagacagcttcttcccccaagcaaccaggctgtggaatagccagtagaacggtgttctgcccaaccctccccactgacacccatacaaactctgcaccctgcactttactttacactgcatctatcagactttcccatattatacagcattctgccccctgcactccccactcaactcattccttacctgcacttactcatagctatactgtcacatactgactacttccacactatccgcatatctacatctgtgcatatctgttctgtgcaatatttgtctatagtgtaagttatcatgtttattgtaattaagtgtattgtaaatagtgtttatactgtaagttatctgtatgtcctatttttatatattttatattattttattactctcttgtaaatattattctttgcgcattggtgggaatctgcacccaagtttttcactcacatgtacacctgtactctgtgacgtgacaataaaaatcttgaatcttgaatcttgaatcttgaaatgATTCTACAagattttagggtgttttcatacctgtatttctgtttctctggtttgaaTCAGTTAACAGGTTTGTATACTTGGAGCAGTATTACTAAAGCAACATACAATGTAAGCATCCACTTattggtcaaagctgtctggGGCGGAGCTAGAAAGTAAATATAGGAAGGTCCTGTGTTAAGGACTAGCATGTATATTTGAGCAGTGTACAAATGCTTTACGATTAAATGCAGAAAATGTGCCACTGTACTCTTAAACACATTGTGATTTGTGGAGCTGATGTCTGCTCAGTTTCACAGACATGAGCAGCAAATTCTGCACGTACTGCGTTTAGTGTGAAAACTGTTTATCATTGAGCAGCAATAGTTGTTGTAATTGCCtaagtaataaatcagattaaactataccTGAAGAGACAATTAGCTCAACCATGAGGGCTAAATTTGATAAATTAGGGTTTTTTTGGACCAGACTGAGATCAGACCTGCCAAAATGAACAGCAgagtctgtttttttaaatatatttttaaataatattaatttctagttttctcttattttgctctCAATTTAGCTAGATcaactgtcccacccattcagctgctactcagctgtatatccccgaTTAcaagtaatgccacaacacaaggagggtaaagactagcacatacttcctccaatacatgtgaagtcagccaccttctcttttagaactgctgctgatgcagcattgcagagtagccagcatgctcaaaggaaagcacagcggctcggtttcaatacatcagcttacagatgccttgtgctgagcgacatcaccctagtagtaaaaaggggaagagcgccatctacccacccagagaccaCCCACACGCTCATCGACTGGCTCTGCCATTTCTTGCTAACCTGTCATTGGCCGCCACGTCTGTCACTCAGCAGTCAGTAAAAGCTTTAGCATCCATACTGCCACATGCAGATTTCTGCACAACACCATGTTTATTGGTCTGTGTTGTTCAAAGGCTGATGATAGCTtgcctcagcttcctgtaattggtcccaAAGCCTAAactatctagaaaagggttttttttttacactgcagataACCTGGACAATCCAGTTAAGCCATACACATACCAACTCTTTTGGGTGGACCAATGTTCGGTCTTTGGGTGGACCATGGTTCGTgacacctttcacacctgctattttggtttggattAAACTAACAaatctgaaagtccagaccaatcAAGGCAGATTTGAAAGCAACCATAGATCCCTTGTAGTGACATTTCAGATTTTTAGCAGTTTTAGGAATACTTAACCCAACTAAGGCTACTTTACATTAAAAGCCACATTTTTAAAATCCGATTTTTTGTTCAGTTTGgttttggctatcttgacggttcacattcacaaatgtaaacctgtatctgtgtttaatgtgaacaaatctgtccctgaaacgcctcacatgcgcacactgataTGTATATAAacgttgccttcttcaccaacaaccaaAAATGTCATACGtgagagacgacttgtagctttataaagggaaataggtCTAAAGTACATGTTCAGCTCGAGatggtgaaaaaaggccaggcagtttgcttttgctgtttttgcagctatagctgcacagctgcaccaagagataattgggtatgagagagaagcacgtagcgcatgcataaaagcaaaaagacat encodes the following:
- the LOC125802985 gene encoding uncharacterized protein LOC125802985 isoform X2, encoding MQKVWLEGIAKNLRKPKDSKVNTEVQLINGNEKEFMDSYITKIQEERNYFFQAPKSTSKDYYFYACERSNKAKGQSKGESSKTRANSCQAYVSFKMVREAGYKAVIIRHMLEHTGHNVSNPEELTKNPVDPELLGFVEMWLNQGLSVSQVVLKSCNWAQSHGHTDKHNRRYYLTPNDVRLVKRSLQSIILPDIDDSVSVDKLISTDLKENICFYQPITKDQPLIIVVQTPAQKALLQENPNPMIFMDASYKGLTSYGYAFYALLLVNQTGRGVPFAYFIVSHESSETLTVCLKSLSSCNPGFYPRSVMIDRDLKELGAIRQTFPKTKVLLCWFHVLQAVHRWLVKKDGGNLSPAQRNTVIHAMMTMKACMTEEDFESVSASKCRDLEAQFGSSRVTHYLRDQWFPFAALWANFGRLFQHNSSDTNNKAERYWHRVIIQILLHYKIPVFARSSKQTS
- the LOC125802985 gene encoding uncharacterized protein LOC125802985 isoform X1 encodes the protein MQKVWLEGIAKNLRKPKDSKVNTEVQLINGNEKEFMDSYITKIQEERNYFFQAPKSTSKDYYFYACERSNKAKGQSKGESSKTRANSCQAYVSFKMVREAGYKAVIIRHMLEHTGHNVSNPEELTKNPVDPELLGFVEMWLNQGLSVSQVVLKSCNWAQSHGHTDKHNRRYYLTPNDVRLVKRSLQSIILPDIDDSVSVDKLISTDLKENICFYQPITKDQPLIIVVQTPAQKALLQENPNPMIFMDASYKGLTSYGYAFYALLLVNQTGRGVPFAYFIVSHESSETLTVCLKSLSSCNPGFYPRSVMIDRDLKELGAIRQTFPKTKVLLCWFHVLQAVHRWLVKKDGGNLSPAQRNTVIHAMMTMKACMTEEDFESVSASKCRDLEAQFGSSRVTHYLRDQWFPFAALWANFGRLFQHNSSDTNNKAERFFFTIKYQFLRGQANKRVDQLLQLLCGDVQKYYNYLDDLIHAGRLNTSSSSSSSSSSTSVPTTSMLGDGLHEKIHIGEDGRCSLPEDFMSTVSDPRIITVDLVWMLCDCKTYDRGNLCKHTMMAKTEAQRRGINIQVLRNRVAKQYFDNDQFYIDGDCLSVYHHDGNATFVFRGESAFCTCTANSYQEKCVCLHLADIP